Genomic window (Prevotella melaninogenica ATCC 25845):
CATACCGTTGTGTATAGGTTGCTTGATAAAGTCAACGAAAGGTGGGATTAGGAATGCTATCACCCTACTGACAGCCTTGATAGCTTTCTACCTCATTGTTTATAACAGTGCGCTCGTCATCTTCACACTATAGTAAAGTTATGGAAAGCAAAGCCTCTGTATCAATAGTCCTCTGTACTTACAATGGGGAGAAATACGTGAGGGAGCAGATAGACTCACTGCTCGCTCAGTCTTATCCTATCCATGAGATTATCATTCAAGATGATGGTTCGACGGATCAGACATGGGAGATACTACAAGCGTATGCGTCAAAACATACTGTTATTCGTACTTTTAAGAATGAAGGCGAACATGGTGTTAATGCGAACTTCCTTTCTGCATTGCATCGTGTAACAGGTGATTACATTGCCATCTCCGATCAAGATGATATCTGGGAGAGGGATAAGATAGAAATACAGATGCGATGTATAGGAGATAAGCTGCTATGTAGTGGACACTCACGACCCTTCTCGACAGATGGTTCCTTTGCTTATTTCGACAACAGACCACGTAATGTGAATATCTTTCGTATGATGTTCTTAGGTCTACCGGGCCATACTTTATTATGTAAGCGTACATTGATTAATCTCTTACCACCCATTGAGAGTCCTGTTTTTAAGGTCACCCTTTACGATGCTGTATTGAGTATTATTGCCGCATCCTACGACAGTATCGTCTATTGTAATAAGGTGTTAGTTAATTTCCGACGCCATGCAGCGGCTACTACTTACAATGATTATAGTAGTAGTCTACCCTCATGGAGGAACGCTCTCACTGAGTTAACGTGGAGTCTGAACCATTATAAAGAGATACGTAAGAAGGTTGTTCCCATCTTTCAAGGTAAGCTTATGTTGATGGAGGGCTTACATTCAAATATACACGATTTCATCGAAGCCCGCGAAGCAATGCGAATGGAGACCAAGCAGGGCGTCTTTGCTTTCTTACGTTTACAATATCTACTAACGAAGAACTATAAGAAGCTCTTTCATACATCAGGTGGTGGACCTATTAAGCTACTTCGTGCTATGCTTTATCCTATCATGCAGTTGTACATGTACCACTAAGATTAAGGCTATTACCCTTTCTTACTATGAAAGTAATTGAGACACTCCTTTAGTGTTTGCGAACCTCCCATCTTCATTACGATATAATAAAGCAGGGCTGCCAAGACGACTCTCGTCAATAATAGAAGTAGAAGATTCTGTATCCATAAGGTAATGAGATAGGTTGAAATCATTACCGCCACGGATGTTAATAGATAAGGACATATATCTTTAAGGATATCTATGAAGCGTATTCCAATCTCTTTATGTGCAAAGAACTGCCACACACCCAACCAAAGGATAGTAATAGCTGTATAGACACTCACCATGAAGACGATTCCTTGTTGGTAACATAGGATAATGAGTCCTACCTGTGCTACGATTAATAAGACCGTACACCACATATAAACAGCAGACTTACCTCGACTGAGAATGAGGTTTTGATACATTGTATAAAAAGGTAGGAAAGCCCCGATAATACAAAGAATACGCAACAAAGGAATACTCTCTATCCATTTATCTGATATAAGAAGAATGATAAATTCGTGCGATATCATCGCTAATCCGAACATAGCGGGAAAGACCAAAAAGGCGGTAAAACGCATCATTTTTCTAAACACATTTACTTGCCTTTTGAGGTCATTATTCACCTCCACCAATACTGGTTGCGCTACTTGTGACACTGTTCCTGATACAAACGTGCTTGCCATTGTGTCCCACTTGAAGGCTTGAGAGAAGTTACCCACCACCTTTGCTGAGTATAAACGACCGAAGATAAAGGTTAGAATATTCTGACTAATCGTGTTGACAATCGTCGTCACAAGAATCTTATAACTAAAGGAAAACATCTTCTTCACAGGTGTAAAGTCGATGTGAAAAGAGGGTCGCCAAGGAATTATAAAGAAGCGCCACAGACTTGTAAGGCTGATATAAAGCACCTGCTGCCAAGCCAAACTCCAATAAGCATAACCCTTTAATGCTAAGATGATTCCTACCACACCCGAAATAATAAGGCTGGTGATACGCAGCAAAGCTGTCTCTTTGACCATCATGTTTTTAAAAAGGTAAGCCGATGGGGCCGTACCTAAAGACGAAAAAAGCAGTGATGCAAAGACGAAACGGGATAGGCTGATAAGCTCTGAATGATGAAAGAAAGCTGCAATCAGAGGGGCTGAAAAGAAGAGAACGATATATGAAATCCAACCCATTATAGCACTAAACCAAAAGACAGAGTTATAATCATTATCCGTTGGACGTTCCATATTGGCAAGCGCAGTAGTAAATCCACTTTCCTGCAATGCCCCTGCAATCGCTGTAAAAACAGCTAACATTCCCATCAATCCATAGTCGGTTGCCGTGAGCAGACGTGCCAATAAGATTCCAATGACAATATTCAGCAGTTGCATTGTACCATTGTTCAATGCACCCCAAAAGAGTCCTTTGGCTGTTTTCTCCTTGAGTGTTTCTTTTTCCATTAGCTTTTGTATCTCTATGATACGCTGTTTCTTATCTCCCCCTCAGAGTATGTTCTATCTAAAAAAGAGGTTAGCTGTCTTCTGCTATATAAAGTTTCCTTCGTGAAAGTACTTTTTTCATAGGTGTAGAAAGGGAAGATGTTATTTCTTCTTTCCCACCTTGATTGGCAGAATCCATTTAGCATGCAAATATAACGCTTTTCTTTTGAAAAGCCAAATCCTACATTCTTTGGATTGGTAAAGAAACTTTCCTACGGCTATATTTATCTCTTTTGCTTTTTAAGGAAGTCTTCAATAGCAGCTTTACTTTTCAATTTGTCTGTATCAACATCATAGAGATCACTGGAATAAACTTTGTGATAGAATGGACCACAGTGTTCCATAATCTGTATCTTATCCATCTGTGTTGCGAATAGTGCTTCAATAATTGTTACCTGATACTTATCGTCTTCAAACGTTATCTTAGTTGAATCATTTTTTAAGTTCCCCAACCAACCAAAGAGTAACTGCATAATAATAATGAAAGGAATACTCACCCATAACATGGTATACAAACAACCTATAGCGGCATTACCATCTTCCTTCCACCTCCGCTTGATATAGCGGATAAGGAAGAAAAGCAATATCCAAGGTAAAGTGTAGACAACTATGATATCCGCATTACTCCTTAACTTCCAAGGTGATATGCAATTGATTACCAGCCATACTACCTCAAGCCACAATACATAACCTAAGAGTTTTCTGATTATCCAATAAATCTTATACTTTCCAGTCAACATTCCCTCTATAAGTGTAATCTCTTTCTATGTTTAATACGATTAGTAACAACCTCATTTACTGTTTTTAATTGGCGTGTAATTACTCCGCACA
Coding sequences:
- a CDS encoding glycosyltransferase, which produces MESKASVSIVLCTYNGEKYVREQIDSLLAQSYPIHEIIIQDDGSTDQTWEILQAYASKHTVIRTFKNEGEHGVNANFLSALHRVTGDYIAISDQDDIWERDKIEIQMRCIGDKLLCSGHSRPFSTDGSFAYFDNRPRNVNIFRMMFLGLPGHTLLCKRTLINLLPPIESPVFKVTLYDAVLSIIAASYDSIVYCNKVLVNFRRHAAATTYNDYSSSLPSWRNALTELTWSLNHYKEIRKKVVPIFQGKLMLMEGLHSNIHDFIEAREAMRMETKQGVFAFLRLQYLLTKNYKKLFHTSGGGPIKLLRAMLYPIMQLYMYH
- a CDS encoding lipopolysaccharide biosynthesis protein, with the translated sequence MEKETLKEKTAKGLFWGALNNGTMQLLNIVIGILLARLLTATDYGLMGMLAVFTAIAGALQESGFTTALANMERPTDNDYNSVFWFSAIMGWISYIVLFFSAPLIAAFFHHSELISLSRFVFASLLFSSLGTAPSAYLFKNMMVKETALLRITSLIISGVVGIILALKGYAYWSLAWQQVLYISLTSLWRFFIIPWRPSFHIDFTPVKKMFSFSYKILVTTIVNTISQNILTFIFGRLYSAKVVGNFSQAFKWDTMASTFVSGTVSQVAQPVLVEVNNDLKRQVNVFRKMMRFTAFLVFPAMFGLAMISHEFIILLISDKWIESIPLLRILCIIGAFLPFYTMYQNLILSRGKSAVYMWCTVLLIVAQVGLIILCYQQGIVFMVSVYTAITILWLGVWQFFAHKEIGIRFIDILKDICPYLLTSVAVMISTYLITLWIQNLLLLLLTRVVLAALLYYIVMKMGGSQTLKECLNYFHSKKG